The following proteins come from a genomic window of Leopardus geoffroyi isolate Oge1 chromosome A3, O.geoffroyi_Oge1_pat1.0, whole genome shotgun sequence:
- the IL1A gene encoding interleukin-1 alpha isoform X1 — translation MAKVPDLFEDLKNCYSENEEYSSEIDHLTLNQKSFYDASYDPLHEDCTDKFMSPSTSETSKTPQLTLKKSVVMVAANGKILKKRRLSLNQFLTADDLEAIANEVEEEIMKPRSVAPNFYSSEKYNYQKIIKSQFILNDNLSQSVIRKAGGKYLAAAALQNLDDAVKFDMGAYTSKEDSKLPVTLRISKTRLFVSAQNEDEPVLLKEMPETPKTIRDETNLLFFWERHGSKNYFKSVAHPKLFIATQEEKLVHMARGLPSVTDFQILETQS, via the exons ATGGCCAAAGTTCCTGACCTCTTTGAAGACCTGAAGAACTGTTACAG TGAAAATGAAGAATACAGTTCTGAAATTGACCATCTCACTCTGAATCAG AAATCCTTCTATGATGCAAGCTATGACCCACTTCATGAGGACTGTACAGATAAATTCATGTCTCCGAGTACTTCTGAAACCTCTAAGACACCCCAGCTTACCCTCAAGAAGAGTGTGGTGATGGTGGCAGCCAATGGGAAGATTCTGAAGAAGAGACGGTTGAGTTTAAATCAATTCCTCACTGCTGATGACCTGGAAGCCATTGCCAACGAAGTAGAAGAAG AAATCATGAAGCCCAGATCAGTAGCACCCAACTTCTATAGCAGTGAAAAATACAACTATCAGAAGATCATCAAATCCCAATTCATCCTGAATGACAACCTCAGTCAAAGTGTAATTCGAAAAGCAGGGGGAAAATACCTCGCAGCCGCTGCATTACAGAATCTGGATGATGCAG TGAAATTTGACATGGGGGCTTATACATCAAAAGAAGATTCTAAACTTCCTGTGACTCTCAGAATCTCAAAAACTCGACTGTTTGTGAGTGCCCAAAATGAAGATGAGCCTGTATTGCTAAAG GAGATGCCTGAGACACCCAAAACCATCAGAGATGAGACCAaccttctcttcttctgggaacGTCATGGCAGTAAGAACTACTTCAAATCAGTTGCCCATCCAAAGTTGTTCATTGCCACACAGGAAGAAAAACTGGTGCACATGGCAAGAGGGCTACCCTCTGTCACTGACTTTCAGATACTGGAAACCCAGTCTTGA
- the IL1A gene encoding interleukin-1 alpha isoform X2, with the protein MAKVPDLFEDLKNCYSENEEYSSEIDHLTLNQKSFYDASYDPLHEDCTDKFMSPSTSETSKTPQLTLKKSVVMVAANGKILKKRRLSLNQFLTADDLEAIANEVEEVKFDMGAYTSKEDSKLPVTLRISKTRLFVSAQNEDEPVLLKEMPETPKTIRDETNLLFFWERHGSKNYFKSVAHPKLFIATQEEKLVHMARGLPSVTDFQILETQS; encoded by the exons ATGGCCAAAGTTCCTGACCTCTTTGAAGACCTGAAGAACTGTTACAG TGAAAATGAAGAATACAGTTCTGAAATTGACCATCTCACTCTGAATCAG AAATCCTTCTATGATGCAAGCTATGACCCACTTCATGAGGACTGTACAGATAAATTCATGTCTCCGAGTACTTCTGAAACCTCTAAGACACCCCAGCTTACCCTCAAGAAGAGTGTGGTGATGGTGGCAGCCAATGGGAAGATTCTGAAGAAGAGACGGTTGAGTTTAAATCAATTCCTCACTGCTGATGACCTGGAAGCCATTGCCAACGAAGTAGAAGAAG TGAAATTTGACATGGGGGCTTATACATCAAAAGAAGATTCTAAACTTCCTGTGACTCTCAGAATCTCAAAAACTCGACTGTTTGTGAGTGCCCAAAATGAAGATGAGCCTGTATTGCTAAAG GAGATGCCTGAGACACCCAAAACCATCAGAGATGAGACCAaccttctcttcttctgggaacGTCATGGCAGTAAGAACTACTTCAAATCAGTTGCCCATCCAAAGTTGTTCATTGCCACACAGGAAGAAAAACTGGTGCACATGGCAAGAGGGCTACCCTCTGTCACTGACTTTCAGATACTGGAAACCCAGTCTTGA